From the genome of Pseudomonas putida:
ACCCCAGGGTGCGGGTGTTGGTGGACGACCAGTTACTGCCGCTGAGTTACCGCGACAGCAAGGGCCAGTTGCATGGCCTCACTCTGGACGTACTGCAGTTGATCACCCGGCGTACGGGCCTTGAATTCGACGTGCAGGCGGGGGCAGGCGTTGAGCAGATGATCGAGCAGGTAGTCCAGGGCCAAGCGCACCTGATAGCCGGGCTTCCCCACAGCGATAGCCTGGCGCAGCGCCTGGGTTTCAGTCGCGCCTATCTCGGTGCTTCGCGGGTGCTGGTCAGTCGTACGGGCGCCGAGGCGCCGACCAGCCTCGAGCAACTGGTCGGACGGCAGGTGGCGCTGGTATGGGGCAGCGCCATGGTCGAACTGTTGCGCGAACGTTACCCTCAGGTGCAGCAAACCCTGCTTCACGGCCCGTTGGAGGCCCTGCACGCGGTCGCCGAAGGCCGCGTCGACGCCGCCCTGCTGGCCTTGGATGACGCTCGCGCGCTGGTTGCCCGTTGGTACCCGGGGCAATTGCAGATCAGTGCCAGCCTGGCGCTGCCGCCCGCGTACTTTGCCTTCGCCAGTACGCGAGGCGCCAGCGAGCTGCTGGGCATCATCGACAGCGCGCTGCTAAGCCTGACGCCGCACGAGACCGGCGCGTTGGTACGCCGTTGGCGCAACCCGATGATCGTCCCCGACAGTGCCTGGTCGCGTTACCGGGCCAGGTGCTGTTCGGCTTCGCCATTGCCACCTGCCTGTTGCTCATTGCTTCGTTGTGGATTCGCTACCTGCGCAGGCTTCAGGTGCGATTGCGGCGGGCCAGGCGTGCCGCGGATGCGGCCAACCAGGCCAAGACCGAGTTCCTCGCCACCATCAGCCATGAGATACGCACCCCGCTGCATGCCGTGCTGGGCATGCTCGAGCTGGCCCAACGCAAGGCCGCCCACGGTGTGGCCGACCGTCAGGCCCTCGAAGTGGCCACCGAGGCGGCGCGCGGGCTGAAGGAACTGATCGGTGACATCCTCGACATCACCCGCATCGAGACCGGCCACCTGCAGCTTTCGCCGCAGCGAGTACGGGTGAACGAGCTGGTGGGACGGGTCGTGCAGCTGTTCGAACAATTGGCCCGTGGCAAAGGCCTCGAACTGCAGATGCAGCTGAGCGGAGCGGTGGGAGCCGAGGTCATGCTCGACCCCCTGCGTTTCAAGCAGGTGCTGGCCAACCTGCTGAGCAACGCGATCAAATTCACCCAGCGCGGGCGCATCGTGGTCAGTGTGCAGGCCCAGCAGGCAGACGGACAGCTCGATCTCGTGCTGCGGGTCAAGGACAGCGGCGTGGGCATACCCGCCAGCGAGCTGGCGGCGCTCGGCCAGCCATTCCGGCAAGCCAGCAACCACTGCCAGTCGCCGCGCACGAGCACCGGTCTGGGCCTGAACATCAGCCGCAGCCTTTGCCAGCTGATGGGCGGCCAGTTGTGCGTGCGCAGCACGTTGGGGGAAGGCACCGAGGTGCATGTGCAGCTCAAGTTGGCACTGCTGCCGGGTGCCGCAGAATCGTCTGGCCCACCCG
Proteins encoded in this window:
- a CDS encoding transporter substrate-binding domain-containing protein, whose product is MRAIWLLLVCCVFPLAGLAGPLFHGRAVFEEPYAEPTSGDLRWLWRQRVLRLGVLANDQPPLDILGNGRAYEGITADYAGLVAEHLRLDMQVRVFDSFEAAVAALREGTVDLLGSVTTQQAQQAGLRLSPTYAEDLPVLLAKEHARVGEGAEPLRLVMVEGYRTPEQVDQYFPQASLQVHPTAFSALAALALGQADLYLGNALVARYVQGRRPFSAIEEVGDAPLPGQGVGFAMLDTGTPLPRLVNAVLEDVSKEQRARIQARWSPLAGVARSDQRVQLSEDQQRWLADNPRVRVLVDDQLLPLSYRDSKGQLHGLTLDVLQLITRRTGLEFDVQAGAGVEQMIEQVVQGQAHLIAGLPHSDSLAQRLGFSRAYLGASRVLVSRTGAEAPTSLEQLVGRQVALVWGSAMVELLRERYPQVQQTLLHGPLEALHAVAEGRVDAALLALDDARALVARWYPGQLQISASLALPPAYFAFASTRGASELLGIIDSALLSLTPHETGALVRRWRNPMIVPDSAWSRYRARCCSASPLPPACCSLLRCGFATCAGFRCDCGGPGVPRMRPTRPRPSSSPPSAMRYAPRCMPCWACSSWPNARPPTVWPTVRPSKWPPRRRAG